The Faecalibacterium prausnitzii genome includes a window with the following:
- a CDS encoding NADP-dependent malic enzyme, whose amino-acid sequence MDYNKAALEMHESHHGKVGIVSKVEVRTRDDLSTAYTPGVAEPCRKIKENPDDVYKYTFKSNMVAVVSNGTAVLGLGDIGPEAGLPVMEGKAVLFKEFGGVDAFPICIDAHDAASVIAACKAIAPTFGGINLEDIKSPECFEIEETLERELDIPVFHDDQHGTAIVVTAALINALRVVGKKMEDVHIVLNGPGAAGTAIIKMLMTAGAKDIVAVDQFGTLYKGCNSAEAHKNWLGEVTNPRQIKGGLKEAIEGADVFIGVSRPGILTTELCKTMNPDAIVFAMANPTPEIMPDEAKAGGVRVMATGRSDFPNQVNNVLCFPGLFKGALSVRARDINDAMKLAAAYAIADLITDEDRSEENIIPGAFDPRVAEAVASAVAKAARETGVARL is encoded by the coding sequence ATGGATTACAACAAAGCCGCTCTCGAAATGCACGAGAGCCACCACGGCAAAGTCGGCATCGTGAGCAAGGTCGAGGTCAGGACCCGCGACGACCTGTCCACGGCTTACACCCCCGGCGTCGCCGAGCCCTGCCGCAAGATCAAAGAGAACCCCGACGACGTGTACAAGTACACCTTCAAGAGCAACATGGTGGCCGTCGTGTCCAACGGCACCGCCGTGCTGGGCCTGGGCGACATCGGTCCCGAAGCCGGTCTGCCGGTCATGGAGGGCAAGGCCGTGCTGTTCAAGGAATTCGGCGGCGTGGATGCCTTCCCCATCTGCATCGACGCCCACGACGCCGCCAGCGTCATCGCGGCCTGCAAGGCCATCGCACCGACCTTCGGCGGCATCAATCTGGAGGACATCAAAAGCCCGGAGTGCTTCGAGATCGAAGAAACGCTGGAGCGTGAGCTGGACATTCCCGTCTTCCATGACGACCAGCACGGCACCGCCATCGTCGTGACGGCTGCGCTCATCAACGCCCTGCGCGTGGTGGGCAAGAAGATGGAGGATGTCCACATCGTCCTGAACGGCCCCGGTGCCGCCGGCACGGCCATCATCAAGATGCTGATGACCGCCGGTGCCAAAGACATCGTGGCGGTGGACCAGTTCGGCACCCTGTACAAGGGCTGCAACAGCGCCGAGGCCCACAAGAACTGGCTGGGCGAAGTGACCAACCCCCGCCAGATCAAGGGCGGCCTGAAGGAGGCCATCGAGGGGGCCGACGTCTTCATCGGCGTGTCCCGCCCCGGCATTCTGACCACCGAGCTGTGCAAGACCATGAATCCGGACGCCATCGTTTTCGCCATGGCCAACCCCACCCCGGAGATCATGCCCGACGAGGCCAAGGCAGGCGGTGTGCGGGTCATGGCCACCGGCCGCAGCGACTTCCCGAATCAGGTGAACAACGTGCTCTGCTTCCCCGGCCTGTTCAAGGGTGCCCTGAGCGTCCGCGCACGGGACATCAACGATGCCATGAAGCTGGCCGCAGCCTACGCCATCGCCGACCTCATCACGGATGAGGACCGCAGCGAAGAGAACATCATCCCCGGCGCATTCGACCCCCGCGTGGCCGAGGCCGTGGCCTCTGCCGTGGCAAAAGCTGCCCGCGAGACCGGCGTGGCCCGTCTGTAA
- a CDS encoding fumarate hydratase, whose amino-acid sequence MRTISAQSITDTVARLCIEANTRLPQDVEAALARAREEEPWPLAKTTLDLLWSNLGAAQEKALPICQDTGMACVFVELGTDVHIDGSFEAAIHEGVRRGYTDGYLRKSIVADPLRRGNTGDNTPAAITVHLVDGDGCTITVAPKGFGSENMSRIQMLKPADGVEGFKKFVLETVTLAGSNPCPPIVLGIGVGGSFDKVAYLAKKALLRPLDIPNPDPYYAALERELLAAVNETGIGPQGFGGRTTCLGLAIEQMPTHVAGLPVAVNVSCHVTRRASATL is encoded by the coding sequence ATGAGGACGATCTCCGCACAGTCCATCACCGATACCGTCGCCCGCCTGTGCATCGAGGCCAACACCCGCCTGCCCCAAGACGTGGAAGCGGCTCTGGCCAGAGCGCGGGAGGAAGAGCCGTGGCCGCTGGCGAAAACCACCCTCGACCTGCTGTGGTCGAACCTCGGTGCGGCGCAGGAGAAGGCTCTGCCCATCTGTCAGGACACCGGCATGGCCTGCGTCTTCGTGGAGCTGGGGACGGATGTCCACATCGACGGCAGCTTTGAGGCCGCCATCCACGAGGGCGTCCGCCGGGGCTACACCGACGGCTACCTGCGCAAGAGCATCGTGGCCGACCCCCTGCGCCGGGGCAATACCGGCGACAACACCCCTGCCGCCATCACAGTCCACCTCGTGGACGGCGACGGCTGCACCATCACCGTGGCCCCCAAGGGCTTTGGCAGCGAGAACATGAGCCGCATCCAGATGCTCAAACCGGCCGACGGCGTGGAAGGGTTCAAGAAATTCGTGCTGGAGACGGTCACGCTGGCAGGCTCCAACCCCTGCCCGCCCATCGTGCTGGGCATCGGCGTGGGCGGCAGCTTCGACAAGGTCGCCTATCTGGCCAAAAAGGCTCTGCTCCGCCCGCTGGACATCCCCAACCCGGACCCCTACTATGCCGCCCTCGAACGCGAACTGCTGGCCGCCGTCAACGAGACCGGCATCGGCCCGCAGGGCTTTGGCGGCAGGACCACCTGCCTGGGCCTTGCCATTGAGCAGATGCCCACCCATGTGGCGGGTCTGCCCGTGGCCGTGAACGTTTCCTGCCATGTCACCCGCCGTGCCAGCGCGACGCTGTAA
- a CDS encoding Fe-S-containing hydro-lyase, with the protein MQYELTTPCTAQDLAPLQAGDTVLLSGVVYTARDQAHKRMLEALDLGEPLPFDLEGSAIYYVGPTPERPGAVIGSAGPTTSGRMDAMSPRLLDLGNKVMIGKGKRDAAVKEAVVRNGAVYLAALGGAGALMAKSVKTLEVIAWPDLGCEAVRRLTVEQMPLTVILDAHGGDLYLSGPEAYRASR; encoded by the coding sequence ATGCAATACGAACTGACCACCCCCTGCACCGCACAGGACCTGGCCCCGCTCCAGGCGGGCGACACCGTTCTGCTGTCCGGTGTGGTCTACACGGCCCGCGACCAGGCGCACAAACGGATGCTGGAAGCACTGGACCTGGGCGAACCGCTCCCCTTCGACCTCGAAGGCAGCGCCATCTACTACGTCGGCCCCACACCGGAGCGCCCCGGTGCGGTCATCGGCTCGGCCGGGCCCACCACCAGCGGCCGGATGGACGCGATGAGCCCCCGCCTGCTGGACCTGGGCAACAAGGTCATGATCGGCAAGGGCAAGCGGGATGCCGCCGTCAAGGAAGCCGTCGTGCGCAACGGCGCGGTCTATCTGGCTGCGCTGGGCGGGGCCGGTGCCCTGATGGCCAAGAGCGTCAAAACGCTGGAAGTCATCGCCTGGCCGGACCTCGGCTGCGAAGCCGTCCGCCGCCTGACTGTGGAGCAGATGCCCCTGACCGTCATTCTGGATGCCCACGGCGGCGACCTCTATCTCTCCGGCCCGGAAGCCTACCGCGCGTCCAGATAA
- a CDS encoding metal-dependent transcriptional regulator, translating into MQIHQSAEDYLETILMLNQRMGRVRSIDVVNELGYTKASVSIAMKKLRENGYIAVDGEGNLTLLEPGREIAERIYSRHRLLTHFFVQLGVEEDIAAEDACKAEHILSEQTLEKIREYALLHDAESTLKNED; encoded by the coding sequence ATGCAGATCCACCAATCCGCAGAAGATTACCTTGAAACGATCCTGATGCTGAATCAGAGGATGGGCCGCGTCCGTTCCATCGACGTGGTCAACGAACTGGGCTACACCAAAGCCAGCGTCAGCATCGCGATGAAAAAGCTGCGGGAGAACGGCTACATTGCGGTGGACGGTGAGGGTAACCTGACCCTGCTGGAGCCGGGCCGCGAGATCGCCGAGCGCATTTACAGCCGCCACCGGCTGCTGACCCACTTCTTCGTGCAGCTGGGCGTGGAAGAGGACATCGCCGCAGAGGACGCCTGCAAGGCAGAGCATATCCTCAGCGAGCAGACGCTGGAAAAGATCCGCGAGTATGCCCTGCTCCACGACGCCGAGAGCACCCTGAAAAACGAAGACTGA
- a CDS encoding type II toxin-antitoxin system PemK/MazF family toxin, whose protein sequence is MEVHRGEVFYADLSPVVGSEQGGIRPVLIVQNEIGNRHSPTVIAAAITSRLDKARLPTHINIRAADTGLAKDSVVLLEQIRTLDKHRLRERAGQITPEDQKRVDQALDVSLGLDAY, encoded by the coding sequence ATGGAAGTACACAGAGGAGAAGTTTTCTACGCAGACCTTTCGCCGGTGGTGGGGTCCGAGCAGGGCGGCATCCGGCCGGTGCTCATCGTGCAGAACGAGATCGGAAACCGCCACAGCCCCACCGTCATCGCGGCGGCCATTACATCCCGGCTGGACAAAGCCCGCCTGCCCACCCATATCAATATCCGGGCAGCGGACACCGGCCTCGCCAAGGACAGCGTCGTGCTGCTGGAGCAGATCCGCACGCTGGACAAACACCGCCTGCGGGAGCGCGCAGGGCAGATCACGCCGGAAGACCAGAAACGGGTCGATCAGGCACTGGATGTCAGCCTGGGGCTGGATGCCTACTGA
- a CDS encoding holo-ACP synthase, with translation MLFGVGCDLCEVARMEKSLFGAHGAAFEARVFGTGERQALALAECRADPSARRCTHRAASAAADFAAKEAFLKAAGTGLREPFSLCEIEVLRLPSGAPVYRFSGRTAAWVEEHHVTARLSLSHDGGMALAFCVLEQAET, from the coding sequence ATGCTGTTCGGGGTAGGATGTGATCTTTGTGAGGTGGCACGGATGGAAAAAAGCCTGTTTGGGGCGCACGGGGCGGCGTTTGAGGCGCGGGTGTTTGGCACCGGGGAGCGGCAGGCGCTTGCGCTGGCCGAGTGTCGGGCCGACCCTTCCGCCCGCAGGTGCACCCACAGAGCCGCCAGCGCCGCTGCGGATTTTGCGGCGAAGGAAGCCTTCCTCAAGGCGGCGGGCACCGGCCTGCGGGAGCCGTTTTCGCTCTGCGAGATCGAGGTGCTGCGCCTGCCCTCCGGGGCACCGGTGTATCGCTTCTCCGGCCGGACGGCGGCCTGGGTGGAGGAGCATCACGTGACGGCCCGCCTTTCCCTCAGCCACGACGGCGGTATGGCGCTGGCGTTCTGCGTCCTGGAACAGGCGGAAACCTGA
- a CDS encoding IreB family regulatory phosphoprotein, whose product MGDATAIFSIHDKKDDEIHEIVQQVYDALKEKGYNPVNQLVGYILSEDPTYITTYKGARSLIRKVDRDDLLQALLRSYLNV is encoded by the coding sequence GTGGGCGACGCAACTGCTATTTTTTCGATCCACGACAAAAAGGACGACGAAATTCATGAGATCGTACAGCAAGTGTACGACGCATTGAAGGAAAAAGGCTACAATCCGGTCAATCAGCTGGTGGGCTACATCCTGTCCGAAGATCCCACTTATATCACGACCTACAAAGGAGCCCGCTCCCTCATCCGTAAAGTTGACCGGGACGATCTGCTGCAGGCTCTGCTCCGCAGCTACCTGAACGTCTGA
- a CDS encoding tRNA dihydrouridine synthase — MNYYAAPMEGLTDRIWRQVHQKWFGAADAPTRYYAPFLSPPENRVLIPKKMAELAPEANAGTVVIPQLLARDGELAAWMIGEVRKLGYTEVNLNFGCPSGTVTAKGKGAGMLRDPARLDAFLDAVFSAVEGPVSVKTRIGVQKPEEFAALLDIYDHYPICELTIHPRVMKQLYRGEADRAAFAAALPECRMPVCYNGDVTTPEELHTLEAEFPQLSGIMVGRGLIADPALFRRARGGAPASREELRGYCDDLYHGYTEAFGAASCAVSRMKAHWFYLIHRFEGADPLEKPLRKAREGWEYETVVNQIFTRQLK, encoded by the coding sequence ATGAACTATTACGCTGCCCCGATGGAGGGGCTGACCGACCGCATCTGGCGGCAGGTGCACCAGAAATGGTTTGGCGCAGCCGATGCGCCCACGCGCTACTATGCGCCGTTCCTGTCGCCGCCGGAAAACCGCGTCCTCATCCCGAAAAAGATGGCGGAGCTGGCCCCGGAGGCCAATGCAGGCACGGTCGTCATCCCGCAGCTGCTGGCCAGAGACGGCGAACTGGCCGCCTGGATGATCGGCGAAGTGCGGAAGCTGGGCTACACGGAGGTCAACCTGAACTTCGGCTGCCCCTCTGGCACGGTGACGGCCAAGGGCAAGGGAGCCGGGATGCTGCGGGACCCCGCCCGGCTGGACGCTTTTCTGGACGCCGTCTTTTCGGCGGTGGAGGGGCCGGTTTCGGTCAAGACCCGCATCGGCGTCCAGAAGCCGGAGGAGTTTGCGGCTCTGCTGGATATCTACGATCACTATCCCATCTGCGAGCTGACCATCCATCCCCGCGTGATGAAGCAGCTGTACCGGGGCGAGGCCGACCGTGCCGCCTTTGCTGCGGCGCTGCCGGAGTGCCGGATGCCGGTCTGCTACAACGGCGATGTCACGACGCCGGAAGAACTGCACACGCTAGAAGCGGAGTTCCCGCAGCTGTCGGGCATCATGGTGGGGCGGGGGCTCATCGCAGACCCGGCACTGTTCCGCCGCGCGCGGGGCGGCGCACCGGCTTCCAGAGAGGAACTGCGCGGCTACTGCGACGACCTCTACCACGGCTACACCGAGGCCTTTGGCGCGGCCAGCTGTGCCGTCAGCCGGATGAAGGCGCACTGGTTCTATCTCATCCATCGGTTCGAAGGGGCCGACCCGCTGGAAAAGCCTCTCCGCAAGGCCCGCGAGGGGTGGGAGTATGAGACGGTGGTGAACCAGATCTTTACGCGGCAGCTGAAATAA
- the cysK gene encoding cysteine synthase A produces MSKIYTSADQLIGHTPLLELTHIEKQEDLKATILAKLEYFNPAGSVKDRIAKKMIDDAEATGKLKPGSVIIEPTSGNTGIGLAAVAAAKGYRIIIVMPETMSVERRQLMKAYGAELVLSEGAKGMKGAIAKADELAKEIPNAFIPGQFVNPANPKAHIETTGPEIWEDTDGEVDIFVAGVGTGGTVTGVGQYLKSKNPGVKVVAVEPASSPVLSQGVAGAHKIQGIGAGFVPAVLDTKVYDEIIPVTNEDAFATGRLIGHKEGVLVGISSGAAVWAALELAKRPENAGKKIVVLLPDTGDRYLSTPLFAE; encoded by the coding sequence ATGAGCAAGATTTATACGTCCGCAGATCAGCTGATCGGTCACACTCCGCTGCTGGAGCTGACCCACATCGAGAAGCAGGAGGACCTGAAGGCCACCATCCTGGCAAAGCTGGAATACTTCAACCCGGCGGGTTCGGTCAAAGACCGCATCGCCAAGAAGATGATCGACGATGCAGAAGCCACCGGCAAGCTGAAGCCTGGTTCCGTCATCATTGAGCCGACCTCCGGCAACACCGGCATCGGTCTGGCCGCTGTGGCGGCGGCCAAGGGATACCGCATCATCATCGTCATGCCGGAGACCATGAGCGTGGAGCGCCGCCAGCTGATGAAGGCTTACGGCGCAGAGCTGGTCCTGAGCGAGGGTGCCAAGGGCATGAAGGGTGCCATTGCCAAGGCCGATGAGCTGGCAAAGGAGATCCCGAACGCCTTCATCCCCGGTCAGTTCGTCAACCCGGCCAACCCCAAGGCGCACATTGAGACCACCGGCCCGGAGATCTGGGAAGACACCGACGGCGAAGTGGACATCTTCGTGGCAGGCGTCGGCACCGGCGGCACCGTCACCGGTGTGGGCCAGTACCTCAAGAGCAAGAACCCCGGCGTCAAGGTCGTGGCCGTGGAGCCTGCATCCTCTCCGGTGCTGAGCCAGGGCGTTGCAGGCGCACACAAGATCCAGGGCATCGGTGCCGGTTTCGTCCCCGCTGTGCTGGACACCAAGGTCTACGATGAGATCATCCCCGTCACCAACGAAGACGCCTTTGCGACCGGCCGTCTGATCGGCCACAAGGAGGGCGTTCTGGTGGGCATCTCCTCCGGTGCAGCTGTCTGGGCTGCTCTGGAGCTGGCAAAGCGCCCCGAAAACGCAGGCAAGAAGATCGTTGTCCTCCTGCCCGATACCGGCGACCGCTACCTGTCCACGCCGCTGTTCGCCGAATAA
- a CDS encoding RrF2 family transcriptional regulator: MIVSTKGRYALRVMIDLAEHQAERYVPLKEVAARQDISEKYLENILKVLVQNGFLEGLRGKGGGYRLTRSPDQYTVAEILLLTEGSLAPVSCLTPGAPACERMANCRTYTMWKGLNDLIADYFGKITLADLAAPEQAGNDYVI; the protein is encoded by the coding sequence ATGATCGTTTCAACCAAAGGCCGCTATGCGCTGCGTGTGATGATCGACCTGGCCGAGCATCAGGCCGAACGCTATGTCCCGCTGAAGGAGGTCGCCGCGCGGCAGGATATCTCGGAAAAATATCTGGAGAACATCCTGAAAGTCCTGGTGCAGAACGGCTTTCTGGAAGGGCTGCGCGGCAAGGGCGGCGGCTACCGCCTGACCCGCAGCCCGGACCAGTACACGGTGGCGGAGATCCTGCTGCTGACGGAGGGCAGCCTTGCCCCGGTGAGCTGCCTGACGCCGGGAGCCCCGGCCTGCGAGCGGATGGCCAACTGCCGCACCTATACAATGTGGAAAGGTCTGAACGACCTCATCGCCGACTACTTCGGCAAGATCACCCTCGCCGACCTCGCCGCACCGGAGCAGGCGGGAAATGATTATGTGATCTGA
- a CDS encoding EamA family transporter, producing MWFVFALGSAVFAALTSILAKIGIDGVNSTLATAIRTAVVLLMSWGMVFLTGTQTGIGDISHKSWLFLILSGLATGASWLCYYHALQIGAASKVVPIDKLSVVITLALAFFILHEPFTAKSLIGCALIAAGTLFMVL from the coding sequence ATGTGGTTTGTTTTTGCGCTGGGCTCTGCGGTATTTGCCGCACTGACTTCCATTCTTGCGAAGATCGGCATTGACGGCGTGAACTCCACGCTGGCCACGGCCATTCGCACCGCCGTTGTGCTCCTGATGAGCTGGGGCATGGTGTTTCTGACCGGGACGCAGACCGGCATCGGGGATATTTCTCACAAAAGCTGGCTGTTCCTGATCCTATCCGGCCTTGCCACCGGTGCAAGCTGGCTGTGCTATTACCACGCCTTGCAGATCGGTGCAGCGTCCAAGGTGGTCCCCATTGATAAACTGAGCGTGGTCATCACGCTGGCTCTGGCATTTTTCATCCTGCATGAGCCGTTCACGGCCAAAAGCCTGATCGGCTGTGCGCTCATTGCTGCGGGGACTTTGTTCATGGTATTATAA
- a CDS encoding metal ABC transporter substrate-binding protein: MREILGDKADHAEVTMLLDNGVDLHSYQPTADDIIKISDCDLFIYVGGESDGWVEDALKEATNKEMQVINLLDVLGEQVKEEEVVEGMEAEEEESEDENEPEYDEHVWLSLKNAETLCNAITDALEEIDPANKDAYAANAASYLEKLAALDGEYQTVADNAARKTVLFGDRFPFRYLVDDYGLSYYAAFAGCSAETEASFETISFLAGKVDELRLPCVLTIEGAQHKIAETIVQNTAEKNQSILTLDSMQSTTSTDVANGTTYLSVMESNLDVLKQALN; encoded by the coding sequence GTGCGCGAAATTCTCGGCGATAAGGCCGATCATGCCGAAGTTACCATGCTTCTGGACAACGGCGTAGATTTGCACAGTTATCAGCCCACCGCAGATGATATTATTAAAATCTCGGACTGTGACTTGTTCATCTATGTTGGCGGCGAATCGGATGGCTGGGTGGAAGATGCCTTGAAAGAAGCCACCAATAAGGAGATGCAGGTCATCAACCTGCTGGATGTGCTGGGCGAACAGGTAAAAGAGGAAGAAGTCGTAGAAGGCATGGAGGCCGAGGAAGAAGAATCCGAGGACGAAAATGAGCCGGAGTACGATGAACACGTCTGGCTGTCGCTGAAGAACGCTGAAACTCTCTGCAATGCGATCACCGATGCACTGGAAGAGATCGACCCGGCTAACAAAGATGCCTATGCTGCCAACGCTGCATCCTATCTGGAAAAGCTGGCCGCTCTGGATGGCGAATATCAGACGGTGGCGGACAATGCCGCCCGGAAAACTGTGCTGTTCGGCGACCGTTTCCCGTTCCGCTATCTGGTGGACGATTACGGTCTGAGCTATTATGCCGCGTTTGCAGGCTGCTCTGCGGAAACGGAAGCCAGCTTTGAGACCATTTCTTTCCTTGCTGGCAAAGTGGATGAACTGAGACTGCCCTGTGTACTGACCATTGAGGGCGCACAGCACAAAATTGCCGAAACTATCGTGCAGAATACCGCCGAAAAGAATCAGTCCATCCTGACGCTGGATTCCATGCAGTCCACCACATCCACCGATGTGGCAAACGGCACGACCTACCTTTCCGTGATGGAAAGCAATCTGGATGTGCTGAAACAGGCTCTGAACTAA
- a CDS encoding metal ABC transporter ATP-binding protein yields MSQLICKNLLVGYEGKAILDPLNFEIHTGDYLCVVGENGAGKSTLMKTLLGLQQPISGQIEMGDGLRRNEIGYLPQQTIVQRDFPASVQEIVLSGCQSRCGLRPFYSREEKQLAQDAMHKMQIGSLAKCCYRELSGGQQQRVLLARALCATRKMLLLDEPVSGLDPKVTTEMYHLIEKLNQQEGITVLMISHDIQAAVCYASHILHVGETIFFGTREAYLQSPQGRLFAAGKGGAV; encoded by the coding sequence ATGTCTCAGCTCATTTGTAAGAACCTTCTCGTTGGCTATGAGGGAAAGGCCATTCTGGATCCTCTGAACTTTGAGATCCACACAGGCGACTATCTTTGTGTAGTTGGTGAAAACGGTGCAGGAAAAAGTACCTTGATGAAAACTCTGCTCGGTTTGCAGCAGCCTATTTCCGGGCAAATCGAGATGGGCGATGGCCTGCGCCGGAACGAGATCGGCTATCTGCCTCAGCAGACCATCGTGCAGAGGGATTTTCCAGCGTCGGTGCAGGAAATCGTGCTGTCTGGTTGCCAGAGCCGTTGTGGACTCCGCCCATTTTACAGTCGAGAGGAAAAGCAGCTTGCGCAGGATGCCATGCACAAAATGCAGATCGGATCGCTGGCAAAATGCTGTTACCGGGAGCTTTCCGGCGGTCAGCAGCAGCGCGTCTTGCTGGCGCGCGCCCTCTGCGCTACCCGGAAAATGCTGCTTCTGGACGAGCCTGTTTCCGGTCTTGACCCAAAAGTGACTACGGAAATGTACCATCTGATTGAAAAACTGAACCAGCAGGAGGGCATTACCGTCCTGATGATCTCCCACGATATTCAGGCTGCGGTTTGCTACGCAAGCCACATTCTTCATGTTGGTGAAACGATCTTTTTCGGCACACGGGAAGCGTATCTGCAAAGCCCGCAGGGGCGGCTGTTTGCGGCTGGGAAAGGCGGTGCCGTATGA
- a CDS encoding metal ABC transporter permease: MNVLEKLIFYWNYPFVRYALIVGVLIALCSSLLGVTLVLKRFSFIGDGLSHVAFGGMAIATVLGMSDHMPLTLAVTVACAVLLLHTGQNTQIKGDAAIAMVSVGALAMGYLLMNLFSTSANLSGDVCSTLFGSTSILTLTKSEVWLCIGLSIIVVAVFMLFYNKIFAVTFDETFAQAVGTNANGYNLLIAIVIAVIIVLAMNLVGSLLISALVIFPALSAMRLCKNFRAVTICSAVLSVSCAFVGIVASVLAGTPVGSTIVAVDMAAFGLCCLAGKLLGRAS, encoded by the coding sequence ATGAATGTGTTGGAAAAGCTGATCTTTTACTGGAACTATCCCTTTGTCCGCTATGCGCTCATCGTGGGCGTTCTGATTGCCCTGTGTTCTTCGCTGCTGGGCGTGACGCTGGTGCTGAAACGGTTTTCCTTTATCGGAGATGGCCTTTCTCATGTGGCGTTCGGCGGCATGGCCATTGCGACCGTGCTGGGAATGTCCGACCATATGCCGCTGACGCTGGCCGTGACTGTGGCCTGCGCGGTCCTGTTGCTGCATACCGGACAAAACACCCAAATCAAAGGTGACGCTGCCATTGCTATGGTGTCCGTTGGCGCGCTTGCAATGGGCTATCTGCTGATGAATCTGTTCTCGACCTCGGCGAATCTGTCTGGCGATGTGTGCAGCACCCTGTTCGGCTCTACCTCGATCCTGACCCTGACAAAATCGGAAGTTTGGCTCTGCATCGGGCTTTCCATCATCGTGGTCGCAGTGTTTATGCTGTTCTACAACAAGATCTTTGCAGTCACCTTTGACGAAACCTTTGCACAGGCCGTCGGAACCAATGCAAACGGATACAATCTGCTGATTGCCATTGTCATTGCCGTCATCATTGTGCTGGCCATGAACCTTGTCGGCTCTCTGCTGATTTCTGCACTGGTGATTTTTCCGGCTCTTTCGGCCATGCGCCTGTGCAAGAATTTCCGCGCTGTCACCATCTGCTCAGCGGTATTGTCCGTGAGCTGTGCCTTTGTGGGCATCGTGGCTTCCGTCCTGGCCGGAACGCCGGTTGGTTCGACCATTGTTGCGGTTGACATGGCGGCGTTTGGCCTGTGCTGTCTGGCCGGAAAACTGCTGGGGAGGGCATCATGA
- a CDS encoding DUF6061 family protein, which produces MNKLLSCHFNMDTDRVKVRFEDGTTVAIDCIAIEDEYGNTPAQRAELDWLLYNNPLEYAQLVLSGEIEHYLSLGCEHGRLED; this is translated from the coding sequence ATGAACAAACTGCTTTCCTGCCACTTCAATATGGATACCGACCGGGTGAAAGTCCGGTTCGAGGATGGCACCACCGTTGCCATTGACTGCATCGCCATCGAGGACGAATACGGCAACACCCCGGCACAGCGGGCAGAGCTGGACTGGCTGCTGTACAATAATCCGCTGGAGTATGCTCAGCTTGTGCTGAGTGGGGAGATTGAGCACTATCTGTCACTGGGATGTGAGCATGGCAGGCTGGAAGATTAA